GGGCGTGCAAGAACTACGACGGCGACGTGCAGTCGGACATCGTGGCCCAGGGCTTCGGCTCGCTGGGCCTGATGACCTCGGTGCTGATGACGCCGGACGGCAAGGTCATGGAGACCGAGGCCGCCCACGGCACCGTGACCCGTCACTACCGCCAGCATCAGAAGGGCGAGGCCACCTCGACCAACTCGATCGCCTCGATCTTCGCCTGGACCCGCGGCTTCAAGCACCGCGCCAAGCTGGACGACAACGCTGCCCTGGCCGAGTTCGCCGACACCCTGGAGAAGGTGGTCGTCGAGACCGTCGAGTCGGGCTTCATGACCAAGGACCTGGCCCTGCTGGTCGGCGACCAGCAGTCGTGGCTGACGACCGAAGGCTTCCTGGACAAGGTGTCCGAGAACCTGCGCAAGGCCCTGCCGCACGTCGGCTAAGGCTTTTTGTTGGGCCGCGGTCAAAAGGCTCCGCCTTTTCGACCCGACGCGGCCTGACGCGCTCAAGCAGCGCGAAGCGCGATAGCGCAACAAGAACGGCCCGTCGGAGAAATCCGGCGGGCCTTTTTGCTGGGCCATGTAGATTCTTCTCCCTTCCCCCTCGATGGGGGAAGGGCGGGGATGGGGGTGTGGTGGCGAGGCCTGAGGATGGGCGCAGGAGGCGCGGCGTCTCCTTGGCTTGCCCATGAGAACGGCTGCCTGCACCCCCGCCCACCCCTCCCCCATCGATGGGGAGGGCTTAATAAACGCGGCGTCCGCAAGGTCGAGCGCGCGGCGCCCTCGATCCTCGGGTCAAGCCCGAGGATGACGGGGGAGGGAAGAGCGCAGTGGGCAAGCGAGGCGCCGCATGAAAACACGCATTGACCCGCCCCCGAACCCTGTCCCTAATCGTCGTGGGGGTTTTGGCGCCGTTTGGTCGTCGTCCCGTCGCGTTCGTAGGGCAGGGGAGGGCCGATGAACCGCAAGCTGATCATTCGTCTGGGGGCCGCCGCCGTGGCGGCCTTCGTTCTGGCCTACGCCGCCTCGCCCCTGCTGGCGGCGCGTTCCCTGGTGCAGGCGGCCAAGGCCGGCGACGCGCAGGGGCTGGAGCGCCAGGTCGACTTTCCGGCCTTCCGCCAGAGCCTCAAGGACGAGCTGAACGCTCGCATGATGGCCGAGATGCGCAAGGACCCGCGCCTGGCCGACAGCGGCCTGTCGGGGCTGGGCATGCTGCTGGCCCCGGCCATCGTCGGCGGGGCGGTGGACGCCTTCGTCACCCCCCAGGCCATCTCCGCCATGGTGCGCGAGGGCCAGGCCCCCAAGCCGGAGTTCAAGCGCCAGGCCGACGAGCCGAAGGCCGAGGACAAGCGGGTGCGCCAGTCCTGGGGCTATCGCGACCTGGACACCTTCGCCGTGACCCTGACCCGCGACGACCAGCCGGGCGAGCGGGTCGCCCTGCTGATGAAGCGCCGCAACCTGTTCGGCTGGAAGCTGGCGGGGATCGATCTGGGGGCGCCGGAGTAGGCTTCTCCTCCCCATGCAATGGGGAGGTGGATCGCCGGCACAGCCGGCGAGACGGAGGGGCGGCTTGGTTCCGCTGCCGTAAAGCCCCTCCACCGCTTCGCGGTCCCCCTCCCCATTGCATGGGGAGGAAAGAGAAAGGGCGGCGCAACCGATGCGCCGCCCTTTCCTGTTTCAGCTCCGAAGGGGCTTAGCCCTTCAGCGCAGCCCGGATCGCGTTCAGGCCATCCTCGGCCTTCGACCCGTCCGGGGCGCCGCCCTGGGCGAAGTCGGGCTTGCCGCCCGCGCCCTTGCCGCCCATGGCGATGACGGCGTCGCGGGCCAGGTCGGCCGCATTGACCTTACCCGCCATATCCGGCGTGGCGGCGACGGTGATGGCCGCCTTGCCGTCGGTGACGCCGACCAGGGCGACGACGCCCGAGCCGAGCTGCTTCTTGAAGTCCTCGGCGACGCCGCGCAGGCCCTTGCCGTCGACGCCGTCCAGAACGCGGGCGATCAGCTTGATCCCGCCGATCTCCTCAGGCGCGGCGTTGGCGCCCGCGCCGCCGCCCAGGGCCAGTTGCTTCTTCAGCTCGGCTACCTGCTTCTCCAGCGTCTTGACCGAGGCCTGCAGGCCCTCGACGCGCGCTGGAACTTCGGCGGGCTGGATCTTGAAGCTCTGGGCCAGATGGCGGGCGACGTTGGCCTGGTCCAGCAGGAAGCGGCGGGCCGCGTCCCCGGTCAGGGCCTCGACGCGGCGCACGCCGGCGGCCACGCCGCCTTCGGACACGATCTTGAATAGGGCGATGTCGCCGGTGCGATAGACGTGGGTGCCGCCGCACAGCTCGACCGAATAGGCGCCCGGGCCCGACAGGGCGTGGCCCAGGGTCAGAACGCGGACCTCGTCGCCGTACTTCTCGCCGAACAGGGCCACGGCGCCCGCCGCGATGGCGGCGTCGGGCGTCATCAGCTCGGTCGTGGCCGGCGCGTTCTGGCGGATGACGGCGTTCACCTCGTCCTCGATGCGGGCGATCTCCTCGTCCGTCAGCGGGGCGTTGTGGCTGAAGTCGAAGCGCATGCGCTCGGCGTCGACCATCTGACCCTTCTGGGCGACGTGGGCGCCGAGCACGTTCTTGACGGCGGCGTGGAACAGGTGGGCGGCCGAGTGATTGGCGCGGGTGGTCGGGCGCGAGCCTTCCTCGACCGTGGCGGTCACGAGCGCGCCGGTCGTCAGCGCGCCTTGCGTCACCTCGACGGTATGCACGTGCAGGTCGCCAGCGTGCTTCTTCGTGTCCAGCACGCGGCCTTCGCCGCCGTTCCAGACGAAGACGCCCTTGTCGCCCGCCTGGCCGCCGCCCTCGCCGTAGAAGGGGGTCTGGTTCAGCAGGACCTCGACCGTTTCGCCGGTCGCGGCGGACGCAGCTTCGGCGCCGTCCTTGACGATGGCCAGGACCTTGCCCTCGCCGGTTTCGGACTCATAGCCGGTGAACTCGGTGCCGCCGTGCTGGTCGCGCAGGGCCAGCCAGGCGCCGGCCGAGGCGGTCTGGCCCGAGCCCTTCCAGTGCTCGCGCGAGCGGTCGCGCTGTTCGGCCATGGCGGATTCGAAGCCGTCGACGTTGACGCTGAAGCCGCGACGGCGGGCTTCGTCCTGCGTCAGGTCCAGCGGGAAGCCGTAGGTGTCGTACAGGGTGAAGGCCGTCTGGCCGTCCAGCATGTCGCCGGCCTTGAAGTCGGCGGTGGCCTGATCGAACAGGTTCATGCCGCGGCCGAGCGTGGTGCGGAAGCGGATCTCTTCCTGCTTCAGGGTGTCCTCGATGAAGGCCTGGGCGCGGCCCAGTTCCGGATAGGCCTCGCCCATCTCCTCGACCAGGGTCGGCACCAGACGGTGCATCAGCGGGTCCTGGGCGCCCAGCAGGTGGGCGTGGCGCATGGCGCGGCGCATGATGCGGCGCAGGACATAGCCCCGGCCCTCGTTCGAGGGGGTCACGCCGTCGGCGATCAGGAAGGCGGTCGAGCGCAGGTGGTCGGCGATGACGCGGTGGCTGGGGGCGCGGTCGCCCTCGGCCTTGGTCGAGGTCAGTTCTTCCGAGGCGTGGATCAGGCTCTTGAACAGGTCGACGTCATAGTTGGAGTGGACGCCCTGCAGGACGGCGGCGATGCGCTCCAGACCCATGCCGGTGTCGACCGAGGGCTTGGGAAGGTCGCGAACGATCTCGTCGTTCTCCTTCTCGTACTGCATGAAGACGTTGTTCCAGATCTCCACGAAGCGGTCGCCGTCCTCGTCCGGCGAACCGGGAGGGCCGCCGAAGATGTGGTCGCCGTGATCGTAGAAGATCTCGGTGCACGGACCGCACGGGCCGCTGTCGCCCATGGCCCAGAAGTTGTCGGCGGTGGGGATGCGGATGATCTTCTCGTCCGCGAAGCCGGTGACCTTCTTCCAGATGTCGAAGGCTTCGTCGTCGGTGTGATAGACGGTGACCAGCAGGCGCTTGGGATCAAGGCCGAATTCCTTGGTCAGCAGCCCCCAGGCGCTCTCGATGGCGTGGTCCTTGAAGTAGTCGCCGAACGAGAAATTGCCCAGCATTTCAAAGAAGGTGTGGTGACGCGCGGTGTAGCCGACGTTGTCCAGGTCGTTGTGCTTGCCGCCGGCGCGCACGCATTTCTGCGAGCTGGTGGCGCGCTTGTAGGGCGGAACAGCGGCGCCG
The nucleotide sequence above comes from Brevundimonas naejangsanensis. Encoded proteins:
- the alaS gene encoding alanine--tRNA ligase, which produces MTSLKQIRSTFLDYFAADGHEKVQSAPLVPQNDPTLLFVNAGMVPFKDYFTGAAVPPYKRATSSQKCVRAGGKHNDLDNVGYTARHHTFFEMLGNFSFGDYFKDHAIESAWGLLTKEFGLDPKRLLVTVYHTDDEAFDIWKKVTGFADEKIIRIPTADNFWAMGDSGPCGPCTEIFYDHGDHIFGGPPGSPDEDGDRFVEIWNNVFMQYEKENDEIVRDLPKPSVDTGMGLERIAAVLQGVHSNYDVDLFKSLIHASEELTSTKAEGDRAPSHRVIADHLRSTAFLIADGVTPSNEGRGYVLRRIMRRAMRHAHLLGAQDPLMHRLVPTLVEEMGEAYPELGRAQAFIEDTLKQEEIRFRTTLGRGMNLFDQATADFKAGDMLDGQTAFTLYDTYGFPLDLTQDEARRRGFSVNVDGFESAMAEQRDRSREHWKGSGQTASAGAWLALRDQHGGTEFTGYESETGEGKVLAIVKDGAEAASAATGETVEVLLNQTPFYGEGGGQAGDKGVFVWNGGEGRVLDTKKHAGDLHVHTVEVTQGALTTGALVTATVEEGSRPTTRANHSAAHLFHAAVKNVLGAHVAQKGQMVDAERMRFDFSHNAPLTDEEIARIEDEVNAVIRQNAPATTELMTPDAAIAAGAVALFGEKYGDEVRVLTLGHALSGPGAYSVELCGGTHVYRTGDIALFKIVSEGGVAAGVRRVEALTGDAARRFLLDQANVARHLAQSFKIQPAEVPARVEGLQASVKTLEKQVAELKKQLALGGGAGANAAPEEIGGIKLIARVLDGVDGKGLRGVAEDFKKQLGSGVVALVGVTDGKAAITVAATPDMAGKVNAADLARDAVIAMGGKGAGGKPDFAQGGAPDGSKAEDGLNAIRAALKG
- a CDS encoding DUF2939 domain-containing protein, whose translation is MNRKLIIRLGAAAVAAFVLAYAASPLLAARSLVQAAKAGDAQGLERQVDFPAFRQSLKDELNARMMAEMRKDPRLADSGLSGLGMLLAPAIVGGAVDAFVTPQAISAMVREGQAPKPEFKRQADEPKAEDKRVRQSWGYRDLDTFAVTLTRDDQPGERVALLMKRRNLFGWKLAGIDLGAPE